A stretch of Myxococcales bacterium DNA encodes these proteins:
- a CDS encoding HEAT repeat domain-containing protein has translation MTATIAGQSLERRKRSMRARLCAGVLGALLAGLVGIRGAEGAGKVDELSQILLTDSSYKVRVQAALVLGKLGDRAAVPALAKALGDANNTVRAVAAQSLGRLGAPEAADHLRTALKAEGDKFVRSQLERALAGLGRDGGEGGGKARIYLEFGPFSGGTKAASGESLGLLRKAIQQKLSDLGAVTFSLTSEEKADFAKAGRLGFLIDGNVTQLDEANVGGAVEINCDVKVMVARWPSKSILMWTSAGAAVQGGSRPQDKDMARRDCLEASAGQLGDDLKRFFQSQGG, from the coding sequence ATGACTGCAACCATCGCCGGGCAGAGCCTCGAGAGACGAAAGCGCTCTATGCGCGCCCGTTTGTGCGCGGGCGTTCTGGGTGCGCTGTTGGCGGGCCTGGTAGGGATAAGGGGGGCCGAGGGAGCCGGCAAGGTGGACGAGCTGTCCCAGATCCTGCTCACCGACTCGAGCTACAAGGTTCGGGTTCAGGCGGCCCTGGTCCTTGGCAAGCTGGGGGACCGAGCTGCCGTGCCGGCGCTCGCGAAGGCACTTGGTGACGCCAACAACACCGTTCGGGCGGTGGCCGCGCAATCGCTGGGACGTCTGGGCGCCCCCGAAGCCGCCGACCACCTGCGCACCGCCTTGAAGGCGGAGGGCGACAAGTTCGTACGCTCCCAGCTCGAACGGGCCTTGGCCGGGCTTGGTCGTGACGGAGGCGAGGGCGGCGGCAAGGCCCGCATCTACCTCGAATTCGGCCCGTTCTCGGGGGGCACCAAGGCTGCTTCGGGCGAATCGCTCGGCTTGTTGCGCAAGGCGATTCAACAGAAACTGAGCGACCTTGGCGCGGTCACGTTTTCGCTGACCTCGGAAGAGAAAGCCGACTTCGCGAAGGCGGGTCGCCTGGGCTTCCTCATCGACGGCAACGTGACGCAGCTCGATGAGGCGAATGTCGGGGGCGCCGTGGAGATCAATTGCGACGTCAAGGTGATGGTGGCGCGCTGGCCCTCCAAGAGCATCCTCATGTGGACGAGTGCAGGGGCGGCCGTGCAGGGAGGGTCACGCCCACAGGACAAGGACATGGCTCGCCGAGATTGCCTGGAGGCGTCGGCGGGGCAATTGGGAGACGACCTCAAGCGTTTCTTCCAATCCCAAGGGGGCTAA
- a CDS encoding VanZ family protein, producing MKSKILHVRQRRRRLWWLAPGLWALLLFVASSIPGTSYPQVSFAFADKAVHALVYGFFGGLLARALANEFPGWTRFRVWAVAAGASLLYGATDELHQAFVPNRSPDPKDLLADGLGAGIGAALVLAYLAGTARLRARRPSSSPSSSKEGVTPARTQPPRG from the coding sequence ATGAAGTCAAAAATCCTACATGTGCGACAACGTCGGAGGCGGCTGTGGTGGTTGGCACCGGGGCTCTGGGCGCTGCTGCTCTTCGTGGCGTCGTCCATCCCAGGAACCTCGTACCCACAAGTCTCGTTCGCCTTCGCCGACAAAGCTGTCCACGCGCTCGTCTACGGTTTTTTCGGCGGCTTGCTTGCGCGCGCGCTGGCCAACGAGTTCCCAGGCTGGACCCGCTTCCGGGTCTGGGCGGTCGCTGCGGGTGCATCCCTTCTCTATGGAGCCACGGACGAACTGCACCAGGCGTTCGTTCCCAATCGCTCGCCGGACCCGAAGGACCTCCTCGCTGATGGACTGGGTGCAGGAATCGGTGCCGCGCTCGTGTTGGCTTACCTGGCAGGCACCGCGCGCTTGCGGGCGCGTCGCCCGTCATCGTCGCCGTCATCGTCGAAGGAGGGGGTGACCCCCGCGCGCACGCAGCCCCCTCGAGGATGA
- a CDS encoding PilZ domain-containing protein — MPDKPRLPKAPLPAPLPRLVTPDTDEEKREHLRFDKVFPVRVESLLFGEFRCVARNVSAGGIFIETRDHLPLGAQLRVCFLTPDESGEIVAIGEVKNHYFINFAQAGESRSVSGMAVRFLSFEEESEVHLRACLDRFRVLH; from the coding sequence ATGCCAGACAAGCCCCGCCTGCCCAAAGCCCCCCTGCCCGCGCCCCTGCCGCGTTTGGTGACGCCAGATACAGACGAAGAAAAACGAGAACACCTGCGTTTCGACAAGGTTTTTCCCGTTCGGGTGGAAAGCCTTCTCTTCGGTGAGTTCCGCTGCGTGGCGCGCAACGTCTCTGCCGGGGGAATCTTCATCGAAACCCGGGATCACCTGCCCCTGGGAGCACAGCTGCGGGTCTGCTTTTTGACGCCGGACGAAAGCGGCGAAATCGTGGCCATCGGCGAAGTCAAAAACCACTACTTCATCAATTTTGCACAAGCTGGCGAGAGCAGGTCGGTTTCTGGCATGGCCGTCCGCTTTTTGTCGTTCGAGGAAGAAAGCGAAGTGCACCTGCGCGCCTGCCTCGACCGCTTCCGGGTCCTTCACTGA
- the tmk gene encoding dTMP kinase encodes MTALLIVLEGIDGSGTTTQAARLVSRLQSLGRLAHGTREPSTGPVGALLRELLMGRHAMADDRPVGGDTMALLFAADRKDHLQREIEPRLAEGCDVVSDRYVWSSWAYQAQEADLPWVKALGRNLRAPDLTLLIDLPIEEAARRRALAGRPEERYDADATLARVARQYQRLAADDPNARVVDGSPSIDEVTARIWSEVDRLLASRSPSQEAP; translated from the coding sequence GTGACGGCGCTATTAATCGTTCTCGAAGGCATCGACGGCTCAGGCACCACCACCCAGGCGGCTCGTCTGGTGAGCCGTTTGCAAAGCCTCGGCCGACTGGCTCACGGCACCCGCGAGCCCTCTACGGGGCCTGTCGGGGCTTTGCTTCGCGAGTTGTTGATGGGACGTCATGCCATGGCAGATGATCGACCCGTCGGGGGCGACACCATGGCCCTGCTCTTCGCGGCAGACCGCAAGGACCACCTCCAGCGAGAGATCGAGCCCCGCCTGGCCGAGGGCTGCGACGTGGTGTCTGACCGTTACGTCTGGTCGTCGTGGGCCTACCAGGCACAGGAAGCTGACCTGCCCTGGGTGAAGGCGCTCGGCCGCAACCTGCGTGCACCTGATCTGACCCTTCTCATCGACCTTCCGATCGAAGAGGCCGCACGCAGGCGGGCCCTCGCAGGGCGTCCCGAGGAACGTTACGACGCAGACGCGACACTGGCCCGGGTGGCCCGACAGTACCAGCGCCTGGCCGCCGATGATCCCAATGCCAGGGTGGTGGATGGGAGCCCTTCGATCGACGAGGTCACCGCCCGCATATGGTCCGAGGTGGACCGTTTGCTTGCATCCCGATCGCCGAGCCAGGAGGCCCCTTGA
- a CDS encoding serine/threonine protein kinase: protein MSSRADPPAPSRTSPRGQSRMKTCPNCKKTYEDEANFCPEEACATDEGPRRLEVAAAAGPRFQPLTQVGGGRTGEVWRAVDSHTGAEVALKTLPVALTSNPITAGRLDREFKQLMRVEHPHVAKVLDAGKSGEGRYFVATELVTGAESLASVLKRGAMPLAQAKQLLAQIGEGLLEAQKAGMVHRDLAPKNILLDPSGQVKIINFAVAVPFDDRLSGVPEYASPEQAQGRPVDQRSNTYSLACVFYHMLTGEPPFAAADPKAVFDLHVSSYPLGPSQRRPDATLSPDVDRVLLKALDKNASKRPLTLRLFLSEVEALTPAAPAAAPGKPDAGAVGFAKTMLFAGGQSEVQEMVQKAIAQRQAAAAAAAGGAPAPASAPVATPVPAAPVVLTHPSTGSAAPRAADGSPMAAARLTPPPVTPNPLEAPQAPVAAAPAASSATAPGSGSAKGAAFRETLWFKKGDVEQMVAEAKAKAAAAGAAEDKVEVPSDDIRPIEDRYVDDGSVTTDDRKKFSLRTGGTATALPTVGRSIPGEKMSEEDIVGELAPGRKMGVFVGVAVAVVVAIVGILMLMGGGKDKAPPPPAAAAPPPAAVPANPAAAAPPAAAVAAPAPVPAQPISGAAADEGGDDAESAKPTKKKVKAGAKRKTPKPPAKSVDKKR from the coding sequence GTGTCGTCGCGAGCAGATCCGCCCGCGCCCTCACGGACCTCGCCGCGAGGCCAAAGCCGGATGAAGACCTGCCCCAACTGCAAGAAGACCTACGAGGACGAAGCGAATTTCTGCCCCGAAGAGGCCTGCGCGACGGATGAGGGGCCTCGTCGCCTCGAAGTTGCTGCCGCTGCGGGCCCTCGCTTCCAGCCGCTCACGCAGGTCGGTGGCGGCAGAACCGGCGAGGTCTGGCGTGCGGTCGATTCGCACACCGGTGCCGAGGTCGCCCTCAAGACCCTCCCAGTCGCTCTCACGAGCAATCCCATCACGGCCGGGCGCCTCGATCGAGAATTCAAGCAGCTCATGCGGGTGGAACACCCTCATGTGGCCAAAGTCCTCGATGCGGGCAAATCGGGCGAGGGTCGGTATTTCGTCGCGACCGAGTTGGTGACCGGCGCGGAGTCCCTCGCAAGTGTTCTGAAGCGAGGCGCTATGCCGCTCGCGCAGGCGAAGCAGTTGCTGGCGCAGATCGGCGAAGGCCTTCTCGAGGCCCAAAAAGCCGGGATGGTGCACAGGGATCTTGCGCCCAAGAACATCCTGCTCGACCCGTCCGGCCAGGTGAAGATCATCAACTTCGCGGTTGCCGTGCCCTTCGATGATCGCCTGTCGGGTGTTCCCGAGTACGCCTCCCCCGAACAGGCCCAGGGGAGGCCCGTTGACCAGCGTTCGAACACCTACAGCCTGGCGTGTGTTTTCTATCACATGCTCACGGGCGAGCCGCCCTTTGCGGCTGCGGACCCAAAAGCAGTTTTCGACTTGCACGTCTCGAGTTATCCCCTGGGGCCAAGCCAAAGACGTCCAGACGCCACCCTGAGTCCCGACGTCGACCGCGTTTTGCTGAAGGCTCTCGACAAAAATGCGAGCAAGAGGCCCCTTACCCTGCGGCTCTTTTTGAGCGAGGTCGAGGCGCTTACGCCGGCCGCCCCCGCCGCTGCCCCCGGAAAGCCCGACGCAGGAGCGGTAGGTTTCGCCAAGACGATGCTCTTCGCGGGCGGTCAGTCTGAAGTTCAGGAGATGGTGCAAAAGGCGATCGCGCAGCGGCAGGCCGCTGCGGCCGCTGCCGCGGGGGGAGCTCCAGCACCCGCATCGGCCCCTGTGGCTACGCCGGTGCCCGCCGCGCCTGTAGTTCTGACTCACCCGTCAACGGGTTCAGCTGCCCCGAGAGCCGCCGATGGATCCCCCATGGCCGCTGCTCGGCTCACGCCGCCTCCAGTCACTCCGAATCCCCTCGAAGCGCCGCAAGCCCCCGTTGCCGCTGCGCCTGCTGCCTCGTCGGCGACGGCCCCTGGGTCGGGCAGCGCCAAGGGCGCCGCGTTCCGAGAAACGCTCTGGTTCAAAAAGGGCGATGTCGAGCAGATGGTAGCCGAGGCAAAGGCAAAGGCAGCCGCTGCCGGCGCTGCCGAGGACAAAGTCGAGGTGCCCTCCGACGACATCCGTCCCATCGAAGACCGTTACGTCGACGACGGATCGGTGACCACGGACGACCGCAAAAAGTTTTCGCTTCGCACCGGGGGCACGGCCACCGCTCTGCCCACGGTGGGCCGTTCGATCCCCGGCGAGAAGATGTCCGAGGAGGATATCGTGGGCGAACTCGCCCCCGGCCGAAAGATGGGGGTGTTCGTGGGTGTGGCTGTTGCGGTCGTAGTGGCCATCGTCGGCATTCTGATGCTGATGGGAGGAGGCAAGGACAAAGCGCCTCCGCCTCCCGCGGCCGCGGCTCCCCCCCCCGCGGCGGTACCGGCCAACCCCGCTGCGGCCGCGCCCCCGGCTGCGGCCGTTGCCGCACCGGCTCCCGTGCCGGCACAACCGATCTCCGGGGCTGCGGCCGATGAGGGAGGCGATGATGCCGAGTCCGCCAAACCGACTAAAAAGAAGGTCAAGGCGGGCGCCAAGCGGAAGACGCCGAAACCGCCCGCTAAAAGCGTCGACAAGAAGCGCTGA
- a CDS encoding bifunctional (p)ppGpp synthetase/guanosine-3',5'-bis(diphosphate) 3'-pyrophosphohydrolase produces the protein MDPGADLDIIDRCFAYAAHHHAGQIRRSGEPYVVHPLAVARTIAELRLDQAAVCAGLLHDTIEDTGATPEEIRDLFGAEVQMLVEGVTKLGQVPWSSREERQAENFRKMLLAMARDIRVVLIKLADRADNMRTLGHMPREKQERIAMETREIYAPLANRLGIQWMKSELEDLCFRFLEPEDFEQICVRLDNTREARDGYVAEVCRHIREALEQEGIDAEVQGHTKHLWSIFKKTRKSGQEPDQIFDIVSFRILTPSVRDCYATLGAVHTRWTPIPGRFKDYIALPKPNLYQSLHSTVIGPRSERIEVQIRTHEMDRTARLGIAAHWRQKDSVHLKSTDSKAFAWLAQLMEWQRDLKDPTEFIETVKIDLFEEEVFVFTPNGDVKALPKGSTPIDFAYAVHTQVGDHCSGARINGIIVPLRYVLRNGDTVEILTSEKQKPAKEWLKFVVTSRAKARVRHNLRVAQRERSKQYGRDLLARHLRTMDRDFSAAEKEGRLESAARQLRAGTADDLLLLIGYQKQPVDLVARVMYPGAGPEAVAEDAVLAEPSSVAVARARPPRKSVGGVSVQGDADVVVRFAKCCSPIPGDPITAFTTRGRSVMVHMRDCEKAMDLDPARRVDVSWDDSVTLFRPVTLEVVTSNRPGILANLSRVFQEQELNISQAKCRTSDERGINTFQVMLSHVSQFKRLARALFAVEGVVEIERVTQSKA, from the coding sequence ATGGACCCAGGGGCCGACTTGGACATCATCGACCGCTGCTTTGCGTACGCGGCTCACCACCATGCCGGACAGATTCGGCGCTCGGGCGAGCCCTACGTGGTGCATCCCTTGGCGGTTGCGCGCACCATCGCGGAACTTCGTCTGGACCAGGCAGCCGTTTGTGCAGGCTTGCTTCACGACACGATAGAGGACACCGGTGCCACCCCCGAGGAGATCCGGGACCTCTTCGGGGCCGAGGTGCAGATGCTGGTCGAAGGCGTGACCAAGCTAGGCCAGGTGCCCTGGAGCAGCCGTGAGGAGCGCCAGGCGGAGAACTTCCGCAAGATGCTTCTGGCCATGGCACGGGACATCCGGGTCGTGCTGATCAAGCTGGCCGATCGCGCAGACAACATGCGCACGCTTGGTCACATGCCGCGCGAGAAGCAGGAGCGCATCGCGATGGAGACACGGGAGATCTACGCGCCGCTTGCCAACCGGCTCGGCATCCAGTGGATGAAGTCCGAGCTCGAGGATCTTTGTTTTCGTTTCCTCGAACCCGAAGACTTCGAACAGATCTGTGTGCGGCTCGACAACACGCGCGAGGCCCGGGACGGCTATGTTGCGGAGGTCTGCCGGCACATTCGCGAGGCACTGGAACAGGAAGGTATCGACGCCGAGGTACAAGGGCATACGAAGCACCTCTGGTCTATTTTCAAAAAGACCCGCAAGTCCGGTCAGGAGCCCGACCAGATTTTCGACATCGTGTCGTTCCGGATCCTGACGCCTTCAGTGCGCGACTGCTACGCGACCTTGGGCGCGGTCCACACCCGATGGACGCCCATCCCGGGCCGCTTCAAGGACTACATCGCGCTGCCCAAGCCAAATCTGTACCAGTCGCTTCACTCCACGGTGATTGGCCCGCGTTCCGAGCGCATCGAGGTGCAGATCCGCACCCACGAGATGGACAGAACGGCGCGCCTGGGCATCGCTGCCCACTGGCGCCAAAAGGACTCGGTCCACCTGAAGTCCACGGACAGCAAAGCCTTCGCTTGGCTGGCGCAGCTCATGGAGTGGCAGCGGGATCTCAAGGACCCCACGGAGTTCATCGAGACGGTCAAGATCGACCTCTTCGAGGAAGAGGTCTTCGTCTTTACACCCAACGGCGACGTAAAGGCGCTTCCCAAGGGCTCAACGCCCATCGATTTTGCGTACGCCGTCCACACGCAGGTGGGAGATCACTGCTCGGGGGCGCGGATCAACGGTATCATCGTTCCTTTGCGCTACGTCCTTCGCAACGGGGACACCGTGGAGATCCTCACCTCCGAAAAACAGAAACCTGCGAAGGAGTGGTTGAAGTTCGTCGTCACCAGCCGGGCGAAGGCCAGGGTGCGTCACAATCTTCGTGTGGCCCAGCGTGAACGGAGCAAGCAGTACGGGCGTGACCTCTTGGCTCGGCATCTTCGCACCATGGACCGGGATTTTTCGGCCGCCGAGAAAGAAGGGCGCCTCGAATCGGCAGCTCGCCAGCTCAGAGCCGGCACGGCGGACGATCTTCTCCTGCTCATTGGGTACCAAAAGCAGCCGGTGGACCTCGTGGCGCGCGTCATGTACCCCGGGGCAGGTCCCGAGGCGGTCGCCGAGGACGCGGTTTTGGCCGAGCCTTCGTCCGTGGCCGTGGCGCGTGCCCGGCCCCCGCGGAAGTCCGTGGGCGGCGTGAGCGTCCAAGGCGATGCGGACGTGGTCGTGCGGTTTGCGAAGTGCTGCAGCCCCATTCCAGGGGACCCCATCACCGCCTTCACCACGCGCGGGCGCTCCGTCATGGTTCACATGCGGGACTGCGAAAAGGCGATGGATCTGGATCCCGCCCGTCGGGTCGACGTGAGCTGGGATGATTCCGTCACCCTCTTCAGACCCGTGACCTTGGAGGTCGTAACCTCGAACAGGCCCGGGATCCTCGCCAATTTGTCGCGGGTGTTCCAGGAGCAGGAGTTGAACATTTCTCAGGCCAAATGCCGCACCAGCGACGAGCGCGGCATCAACACTTTCCAGGTCATGTTGAGCCACGTCTCTCAGTTCAAACGGCTTGCGCGGGCGCTGTTCGCGGTAGAGGGGGTGGTCGAGATCGAGAGGGTCACGCAGTCGAAAGCGTAA